The Deinococcus puniceus genome segment TCCCTGTTCAATGTGGTCACGCTGCTGCTGCTGGCCGCCGCGTATACAGCCTACCAAACCGTGCAGAAGCCGCCCCCTAAGCCCGACGCGCCGAAATTGCAACTGGCCCAGCAGCGCGATGTAAAAGTCAAGGTCTACTACAGCGACGCCCAAGTCCAAGACATGAAAGCCGAAACCCGCACGGTGCAGGTGACGCAGGAAAACCCCGGCGCACTGGCGCAGGCAGCGCTGAACGTGTGGGCGGGCGGGCCAAGCACGGCGGGCAATTTGGCTGTGGTGCCCAAAGGTACGGCGGCTCCCCGCGTATACATTCGCGGCGCACACTACTTTGTAGACCTGCCCAGCGCCTACCAGAACCTGAAGTATGGGAGCAGCGGCGAGCGCATTTTGCTGTGTACCCTGACCCGCACCCTGCTGGAAACGCGGGGCGAGGACGTGACCTTTTTGGTGAACGGTCAGGACGTGGACACGCTGGGCCACCTCGATCTGCGCGAGGCTTTTACACGGCAAGACTGCGCTGACCAGTAACGGTTGGCCTCGCTTCGGCATCCTGCAGCTCGCCAACCTGCGGCTTCCGAGTCGAGCTGAACGACTGTGGCTTCGCACGCTTGGGTTGGTGCCTGAAGGCTCAGAATCCAAACCCAAATCTCCCCTATGACCTCATCCCCCATTCCAACACCGCACATCTTGCAGGCCATCACCTTGCAAGGATTCAAGTCGTTTGCAGACCGCACGCGGCTGGAATTCGGGCCGGGAGTTTCGGCGGTCATCGGGCCAAACGGCAGCGGCAAAAGCAACGTGGTGGAGGCGATTCGCTGGGCCACACACGGAGCGCGGGCGCGGGAACTGCGGGCGGGGCGGGGCAGCGAACTGA includes the following:
- a CDS encoding GerMN domain-containing protein, which produces MKRLFSLFNVVTLLLLAAAYTAYQTVQKPPPKPDAPKLQLAQQRDVKVKVYYSDAQVQDMKAETRTVQVTQENPGALAQAALNVWAGGPSTAGNLAVVPKGTAAPRVYIRGAHYFVDLPSAYQNLKYGSSGERILLCTLTRTLLETRGEDVTFLVNGQDVDTLGHLDLREAFTRQDCADQ